The Syntrophorhabdales bacterium nucleotide sequence GTACAAAGGGCAGATCGTGACCATGACCTATCCATTGATCGGCAACTACGGCGTCAATGAAGAGGACGTGGAATCAAAAGGGCCTAAGGTGGAAGGGTTTGTCGTGAGGGAGTTCAGCAAGATAACCAGTAACTGGCGGGCGAAAGAGAGCCTGACTGAGTACCTGCGTCGGCATAACATCATCGGTATCGAAGAGGTGGATACACGTGCTCTGACCCGGCATATACGGGTGAAGGGCGCCATGAAGGCAATCATATCCACCCGCGATCTCGACCCCGCATCCCTGGTACGTAAGGCCAGGGAGTCCGTCGGGATTGTCGGCGTCGACCTGGTGAAAGAAGTGACATGCGATGCTCCGTATGAGTTTGAACCGAAGGGTGATCTCACCTGCGTGGTTATGGATTTCGGCGTCAAGATCAATATTCTCAGGATGCTGAAGAAGAATGGCTGCCGGGTGATAGTCGTGCCGGCCCGCACCAAGGCGAAAGAGATACTGGCGATGAAGCCTGACGGCGTGCTCCTTTCCAACGGACCCGGTGATCCTCAGGGTGTGCCTGACGTGGTCGAGGAGATCCGGAAGCTCTTCGGAAAAACGCCGATATTCGGTATCTGTCTCGGGCAGCAACTCCTCGGCTTGGCCTATGGAGGCGACACGTACAAGCTGAAGTTCGGCCACAGGGGCGCCAATCAGCCGATCAAGGAACTGGCAACGGGCAAGGTAGCGATCGCATCAGAGAATCACGGCTTTGCAGTCAACCTCGATTCCATCAAGAAAGAGAAGGTGAAAGGCACGCATCTCAATCTCAATGACGACACGCTGGAAGGCATAGAGCATGAGATCTACCCGATATTCTCCGTGCAGTTCCACCCCGAAGCGTCGCCCGGCCCGCATGACTCGTGGGGACTCTTCGGCAAATTCAAAGAAATGATGGAGGCGTTCAAAAAGGAGCGGCATGCCTAAGCGAAAGGACTTGAAAAGCATCTTTCTCATTGGCTCCGGGCCGATAGTGATCGGTCAGGCCTGCGAGTTTGACTATTCGGGAAGCCAGGCCTGCAAGGCGCTGCGGGAGGAGGGATACCGTGTGATCCTCGTCAACAGCAATCCCGCAACCATCATGACCGATCCGGACATGGCTGACCGGACGTACGTGGAGCCCTTGATCCCTGAAGTGCTTGAAGAGATCATCAGGGTCGAAAGACCCGATGCGCTACTGCCGACTCTCGGCGGCCAGACAGGCCTCAACCTTGCGACCATTCTCTCGGAGCGGGGCATCCTCGACAAGTATAATGTCGAGCTGATCGGTGCGGACTACAAGGCGATCAAAAAGGCGGAAGACAGGGAAGAGTTCAAGGCCGCCATGGAGCGCATCGGGCTGGAAGTGCCCCGGTCGGGATTTGCCCGCACCATGGAGGAGGCGCGCAAGGTAGTCAAAGAGATCGGTTTTCCTATCATCATACGGCCCAGCTACACGCTCGGCGGCACAGGCGGCTCCGTAGCCTACAACATAGAAGAATTCGAGGTACTGGCGTTACGTGGGCTTGAGAGCAGCATGATCAGCGAGATCCTGATCGAGGAATCGGTCCTCGGCTGGAAAGAGTTTGAGTTGGAAGTAATGCGGGACAAAAAGGATAACGTGGTCATCATCTGTTCCATAGAGAACTTCGACCCGATGGGCGTCCATACCGGGGACAGTATCACGGTGGCGCCGGCCCAGACGTTGACGGACAAAGAGTATCAGGCGATGAGGGACGCTGCCATCAAGATCATCCGCGAGATAGGCGTTGAGACCGGTGGGTCCAACATCCAGTTCGCGGTGGATCAGAACAACGGCAGGATGGTTGTGATCGAGATGAACCCGAGGGTCTCACGCAGCTCCGCGCTGGCGTCAAAAGCGACCGGATTCCCAATTGCAAAGATCGCGGCCAAGCTCGCGATCGGCTACACGCTCGACGAGATACCGAATGACATAACCAAGAAGACACCCGCATCCTTCGAGCCCACCATAGATTACTGCGTGGTAAAGGTACCGCGCTTCACCTTCGAGAAATTCAAAGGCGCTGACGAAACGCTCACCATCTCCATGAAGTCCGTGGGCGAGGCCATGGCCATAGGCAGGACATTCAAAGAGGCTTTGCAGAAGGGGCTGCGCTCTCTTGAAGTTGGCTGCTACGGGATCACTGACGGCAGGCAGCTGGGTGCCAACGATCTGGAGCTGATAAAGCAGAAGCTGACCATACCGAACAAGGACAGGATCTTTTTTGTGCGTCACGCCTTCAGGTGCGGTATTGCCCTCGATGAGATCTATGAGCTTTCGAAGATAGACCGGTGGTTCCTCAAGAACATAGAAGAGATCACTGAGTTTGAGCACGAGCTGGAAAAGTATAAGAGCGACCTGCCGATATTTTCTCAGACGAAAAACGGTTTTTCCGCGGAACTGATGAGGCGCGCCAAGCGTTACGGGTTTTCAGACCGCCAGATTGGCGAAATATTGGGCACGACTGAGCTGGACGTCAGGCAAATGCGGCTGGAGAAGGGCGTTGCCAGCGTGTTCAAACTGGTGGATACATGCGCGGCCGAATTTGAAGCCTATACTCCCTACTATTACTCCACCTATGAGACCGAGGATGAAACAAGAAAGGGCGACAAGCAGAAGGTCATGATCCTCGGCGGCGGGCCGAACAGGATAGGGCAGGGGATAGAGTTCGACTATTGCTGCGTGCATGCGGCATTTGCCCTCAAGGAGCTGGGCTACGAAACGATCATGGTCAACAGCAACCCTGAAACGGTGAGCACCGACTATGACACGTCCGACAAGCTCTACTTCGAGCCCCTGACACTGGAGAACGTGCTGGACATCGCAGAGCGCGAAAAACCGATGGGCGTGATCGTGCAGTTCGGCGGGCAGACGCCGCTTAATCTCGCCGTGGCCCTTAAAAAAGCAGGCGTGCCCATTATCGGCACTGCGCCCGAGATGATCGACATCGCGGAGGACAGGGAGAAGTTCAAAGCAATCCTGAAAAAACTGAACCTCACGCAACCCGAAAACGGAACTGCTACTTCAGTTGCTGAGGCCAAAGAGGTGGCGAACATCATCGGGTACCCGGTAGTAGTCCGGCCATCCTACGTTCTTGGCGGCCGCGCC carries:
- the carA gene encoding glutamine-hydrolyzing carbamoyl-phosphate synthase small subunit; this encodes MKAMIALEDGTLFEGQGLGAEGEKEGEIVFNTSMTGYQEIMTDPSYKGQIVTMTYPLIGNYGVNEEDVESKGPKVEGFVVREFSKITSNWRAKESLTEYLRRHNIIGIEEVDTRALTRHIRVKGAMKAIISTRDLDPASLVRKARESVGIVGVDLVKEVTCDAPYEFEPKGDLTCVVMDFGVKINILRMLKKNGCRVIVVPARTKAKEILAMKPDGVLLSNGPGDPQGVPDVVEEIRKLFGKTPIFGICLGQQLLGLAYGGDTYKLKFGHRGANQPIKELATGKVAIASENHGFAVNLDSIKKEKVKGTHLNLNDDTLEGIEHEIYPIFSVQFHPEASPGPHDSWGLFGKFKEMMEAFKKERHA
- the carB gene encoding carbamoyl-phosphate synthase large subunit, with protein sequence MPKRKDLKSIFLIGSGPIVIGQACEFDYSGSQACKALREEGYRVILVNSNPATIMTDPDMADRTYVEPLIPEVLEEIIRVERPDALLPTLGGQTGLNLATILSERGILDKYNVELIGADYKAIKKAEDREEFKAAMERIGLEVPRSGFARTMEEARKVVKEIGFPIIIRPSYTLGGTGGSVAYNIEEFEVLALRGLESSMISEILIEESVLGWKEFELEVMRDKKDNVVIICSIENFDPMGVHTGDSITVAPAQTLTDKEYQAMRDAAIKIIREIGVETGGSNIQFAVDQNNGRMVVIEMNPRVSRSSALASKATGFPIAKIAAKLAIGYTLDEIPNDITKKTPASFEPTIDYCVVKVPRFTFEKFKGADETLTISMKSVGEAMAIGRTFKEALQKGLRSLEVGCYGITDGRQLGANDLELIKQKLTIPNKDRIFFVRHAFRCGIALDEIYELSKIDRWFLKNIEEITEFEHELEKYKSDLPIFSQTKNGFSAELMRRAKRYGFSDRQIGEILGTTELDVRQMRLEKGVASVFKLVDTCAAEFEAYTPYYYSTYETEDETRKGDKQKVMILGGGPNRIGQGIEFDYCCVHAAFALKELGYETIMVNSNPETVSTDYDTSDKLYFEPLTLENVLDIAEREKPMGVIVQFGGQTPLNLAVALKKAGVPIIGTAPEMIDIAEDREKFKAILKKLNLTQPENGTATSVAEAKEVANIIGYPVVVRPSYVLGGRAMEIVYTEGDLESFTQKAHEASPDHPILIDKFLEDAIEIDVDAVADGERCVLAGIMEHIEEAGIHSGDSACALPPYSLNDDIIERIKRDTYKLAAELHVVGLMNIQYAVKNDIIYVLEVNPRASRTVPFVSKASGIQWAKVAAKLMVGKMLRELGIEREIGINHIAVKEAVFPFNRFYGVDTILGPEMKSTGEVMGVDTNFGAAFWKAQLGANQNLPFKGSVFISVKNQDKRHVVFIAKKLCDLGFKVYATKGTGKVLTNSGIDTQFVYKVSEGRPNVVDMIKNGEIQFIINTPSGRNPKMDEVLIRSGAVQYKIPYTTTLSGAE